A region from the Triticum aestivum cultivar Chinese Spring chromosome 3D, IWGSC CS RefSeq v2.1, whole genome shotgun sequence genome encodes:
- the LOC123078487 gene encoding serine/threonine-protein kinase AFC3 isoform X1 — protein sequence MESSRSRKRTRQELDSAGDPPPEREVVARGGASPPWRDDDRDGHYVFDLGENLTRRYKILSKMGEGTFGRVLECWDRETREYVAIKVVRSIRKYRDAAMIEIDVLNRLAENERYRSLCVQIQRWFDYRNHICIVFEKLGPSLYDFLKRNRYQPFPVELVREFGRQLLESVAYMHELRLIHTDLKPENILLVSSEYIKVPSSKKNSQDEIHFKCLPKSSAIKLIDFGSTAFDNQEHTSIVSTRHYRAPEIILGLGWSLPCDIWSVGCILVELCSGEALFQTHENLEHLAMMERVLGPVPEHMIRKASSSAQKYFRRGTRLNWPEGAVTRESIRAVRKLHRLKDLVARNADHSKASLADLLYGLLRFEPSERLTAQEALDHPFFRIPGPT from the exons ATGGAGTCGTCGCGGTCGCGGAAACGCACGCGTCAAGAGTTGGACAGCGCCGGCGACCCGCCGCCGGAGCGGGAGGTG GTAGCAAGGGGTGGCGCGTCGCCGCCTTGGCGGGATGACGACCGCGACGGCCATTACGTGTTTGATCTCGGCGAGAACTTGACCCGTCGGT ATAAAATCTTGAGCAAAATGGGTGAAG GTACTTTTGGCCGAGTTTTGGAATGCTGGGACCGTGAAACACGTGAATATGTTGCAATAAAAGTTGTCCGAAGCATCCGGAAGTACCGGGATGCTGCAATGATTGAGATCGATGTGCTCAATCGCCTTGCAGAAAATGAGAGATACAGATCCCT CTGTGTCCAAATTCAAAGATGGTTTGACTATCGCAACCATATTTGCATT GTATTTGAGAAGCTTGGGCCAAGCTTGTATGATTTTCTAAAGAGAAATAGATACCAACCTTTCCCTGTGGAACTTGTGCGGGAGTTTGGACGACAACTGTTGGAATCTGTAGCAT ATATGCACGAATTACGCCTTATTCACACTGATCTGAAGCCAGAAAACATACTCCTCGTATCTTCCGAATATATAAAGGTTCCAAGTTCCAAG AAGAATTCACAAGATGAGATACACTTCAAGTGCTTGCCAAAGTCCAGTGCCATAAAGCTGATAGATTTTGGTAGTACCGCCTTTGATAATCAGGAACATACCTCGATTGTTTCTACGAGGCATTACAGGGCACCTGAAATAATCTTAG GCTTAGGCTGGAGTTTGCCATGTGATATTTGGAGTGTTGGTTGCATCCTCGTTGAGCTATGCTCG GGGGAGGCATTGTTTCAGACACATGAGAACCTGGAACACCTAGcaatgatggagagggttttgggacCCGTACCAGAGCACATGATACGGAAGGCTAG TTCATCAGCTCAGAAATATTTTAGGCGAGGGACACGTCTAAATTGGCCTGAAGGTGCTGTTACAAGAGAAAGCATCAGAGCAGTCAGAAAACTACACCGGCTAAAG GACTTGGTTGCGAGAAATGCTGACCATTCGAAGGCATCACTGGCGGACTTGCTATATGGTCTTTTAAGGTTTGAGCCTTCAGAGCGCCTAACTGCCCAAGAGGCTCTAGACCATCCATTCTTCCGAATTCCAGGTCCAACATGA
- the LOC123078487 gene encoding serine/threonine-protein kinase AFC3 isoform X2 gives MESSRSRKRTRQELDSAGDPPPEREVARGGASPPWRDDDRDGHYVFDLGENLTRRYKILSKMGEGTFGRVLECWDRETREYVAIKVVRSIRKYRDAAMIEIDVLNRLAENERYRSLCVQIQRWFDYRNHICIVFEKLGPSLYDFLKRNRYQPFPVELVREFGRQLLESVAYMHELRLIHTDLKPENILLVSSEYIKVPSSKKNSQDEIHFKCLPKSSAIKLIDFGSTAFDNQEHTSIVSTRHYRAPEIILGLGWSLPCDIWSVGCILVELCSGEALFQTHENLEHLAMMERVLGPVPEHMIRKASSSAQKYFRRGTRLNWPEGAVTRESIRAVRKLHRLKDLVARNADHSKASLADLLYGLLRFEPSERLTAQEALDHPFFRIPGPT, from the exons ATGGAGTCGTCGCGGTCGCGGAAACGCACGCGTCAAGAGTTGGACAGCGCCGGCGACCCGCCGCCGGAGCGGGAG GTAGCAAGGGGTGGCGCGTCGCCGCCTTGGCGGGATGACGACCGCGACGGCCATTACGTGTTTGATCTCGGCGAGAACTTGACCCGTCGGT ATAAAATCTTGAGCAAAATGGGTGAAG GTACTTTTGGCCGAGTTTTGGAATGCTGGGACCGTGAAACACGTGAATATGTTGCAATAAAAGTTGTCCGAAGCATCCGGAAGTACCGGGATGCTGCAATGATTGAGATCGATGTGCTCAATCGCCTTGCAGAAAATGAGAGATACAGATCCCT CTGTGTCCAAATTCAAAGATGGTTTGACTATCGCAACCATATTTGCATT GTATTTGAGAAGCTTGGGCCAAGCTTGTATGATTTTCTAAAGAGAAATAGATACCAACCTTTCCCTGTGGAACTTGTGCGGGAGTTTGGACGACAACTGTTGGAATCTGTAGCAT ATATGCACGAATTACGCCTTATTCACACTGATCTGAAGCCAGAAAACATACTCCTCGTATCTTCCGAATATATAAAGGTTCCAAGTTCCAAG AAGAATTCACAAGATGAGATACACTTCAAGTGCTTGCCAAAGTCCAGTGCCATAAAGCTGATAGATTTTGGTAGTACCGCCTTTGATAATCAGGAACATACCTCGATTGTTTCTACGAGGCATTACAGGGCACCTGAAATAATCTTAG GCTTAGGCTGGAGTTTGCCATGTGATATTTGGAGTGTTGGTTGCATCCTCGTTGAGCTATGCTCG GGGGAGGCATTGTTTCAGACACATGAGAACCTGGAACACCTAGcaatgatggagagggttttgggacCCGTACCAGAGCACATGATACGGAAGGCTAG TTCATCAGCTCAGAAATATTTTAGGCGAGGGACACGTCTAAATTGGCCTGAAGGTGCTGTTACAAGAGAAAGCATCAGAGCAGTCAGAAAACTACACCGGCTAAAG GACTTGGTTGCGAGAAATGCTGACCATTCGAAGGCATCACTGGCGGACTTGCTATATGGTCTTTTAAGGTTTGAGCCTTCAGAGCGCCTAACTGCCCAAGAGGCTCTAGACCATCCATTCTTCCGAATTCCAGGTCCAACATGA